GATGTCGAGGCCTGGTCTTGGATTGCAAGACCTGACCCCGACGAGCGGCGCCTAGCGCCTTGGTTCATGCGGCCGTGTTCGATTTCGATCTCACGCTCGCGGACTCCACCGCCGGTGCTGTGGAATGCGTCAGCTACGCCCTGCTCAAAATGGGGTTGCCGCCAGTTGATCGGACGGCAATTTGCAGCACGGTGGGGCTCTCACTGCCACGAATCTTCTACGCGCTCACCGGTGCCTCTGATCCTGCGAGCATGGGCGAGTTCTCTCACTGGTTTGTCGAGCGAGCCGACGAGGTGATGGCCGATCTCACCGTGATGTTCCCTCAAGTTCCGGGTACATTGGCGACGCTACGACGGTCGGGTATTCGCACCGCGATCGTCTCCACGAAGTTTCGTCGTCGAATCAAAGGCATTCTTGCTCGTGAGAAGCTCGCCGATGCCTTCGAACTGATTGTCGGCGGAGAGGACGTGGCTCAGCACAAGCCGGACCCGGAGGGATTGAACCGCGCACTGGCCGGGCTGAAGGTGACGGCCGCCGACTCGGTGTATGTGGGAGATCATCCAGTCGATGCTGAGGCCGCACAGCGTGCTGGCGTTCGTTTCATTGCCGTTCTGAGCGGAAGTTCACTGGTGAGTGACTTTGTCGAATATGAAGCCGCGGGTATTCTGTCATCGCTGGAGGAGCTACCACCGGTGTTGGATGGAATGTAGTTGCGCTTCGCCTTTCTGGTGTTCATGGGTCTGGACCTGGCCTTCGGCGGCGGCGTCGCGGAATCGTCGACGGCCCGGTCCGAGCCCGAGGTCGAGATCGTCGACGATCCCCGACCTTCTCTCTCGGCACGGATCGATCTCGGGCGCAGATTCGGCGAGGCTCCCTGCCCTTCGAAACCAGCGCGCAGGACGACTATCCGCGAGGCACTGCGCCCGGACGCGAAGAGAATCCTCATCCACCAGTACGACGCCACCGATTGGCGCGACCTCGAGACGTTGAGAGGCTACCTCAGACGCCTTCTGAACGCCGAGCCCGAAGGCGGGATGCTCTCTCCCGCCGTGTACTGGGCGGAGGCCCGCCCAGCCGAGATCTTCGCGTCCGTCGAGTTCGCGAACGGTCAGCGCCGACCGCTCCAGCTCGCAAACGGCTATGCTCATGTTCAGGACGCGTCAGGATGTGAGTGGTGGGCGCGATACCTGGGCCCCGATCGAAGCAAGTGGGTCGTGCGGCCTTGAAGTATTCTCCGTGCCCTGGGAGGCACGCCATGAGCATTCCGCGATTCCTTCGCGTGGTCGGCCTGGCGGCGCTGGTGATCGTGGCCGCCTCGCCCGCCCTCGGCCAGGCGCCCAGATCGGGCGGCTCGCTCACCTTGAGGCTGCGCG
This genomic window from Candidatus Methylomirabilota bacterium contains:
- a CDS encoding HAD-IA family hydrolase, which produces MFDFDLTLADSTAGAVECVSYALLKMGLPPVDRTAICSTVGLSLPRIFYALTGASDPASMGEFSHWFVERADEVMADLTVMFPQVPGTLATLRRSGIRTAIVSTKFRRRIKGILAREKLADAFELIVGGEDVAQHKPDPEGLNRALAGLKVTAADSVYVGDHPVDAEAAQRAGVRFIAVLSGSSLVSDFVEYEAAGILSSLEELPPVLDGM